One genomic region from Amycolatopsis sp. FBCC-B4732 encodes:
- a CDS encoding sucrase ferredoxin: MTRAPLTGPPRCADLADADGDAREGTAPPADRWLLIEHAGPWERNALAVFDADVLAALTRWAGRTRGRIVLIRRPGRRTPRGDAPRRWFRVDARPGHEEIRTGEYRGDAELAAVGDLAGHRSDRPLTLVCAHGKHDTCCAIRGRPLAAALAAADPEGTWECSHIGGCRFAPAVVLLPHGFTFGGVGPAEAVSLVRGYARGTLAPDTLRGRSSVPPVVQAAQHHARAATGATGVDDLNPVAYASEDDGVWRVTLTRPECTVLLRERHVTVDRPLTCAARPPGHIRVFDPVEVLTAEGRALR, translated from the coding sequence ATGACCCGCGCCCCGCTCACCGGACCGCCGCGCTGCGCGGACCTCGCCGACGCCGACGGCGACGCCCGCGAAGGCACGGCGCCCCCGGCGGACCGGTGGCTGCTGATCGAGCACGCGGGCCCGTGGGAACGCAACGCCCTCGCCGTGTTCGACGCGGACGTGCTCGCGGCGCTCACCCGCTGGGCGGGCAGGACCCGCGGCCGGATCGTGCTGATCCGGCGGCCGGGACGCCGCACCCCGCGTGGGGACGCCCCGCGCCGGTGGTTCCGCGTCGACGCCCGCCCCGGCCACGAGGAGATCCGGACCGGCGAATACCGCGGTGACGCCGAGCTCGCCGCCGTGGGAGACCTGGCCGGGCACCGGTCCGACCGGCCGCTGACGCTGGTCTGCGCGCACGGCAAGCACGACACCTGCTGCGCGATCCGCGGCCGCCCGCTCGCGGCGGCGCTAGCCGCGGCCGATCCCGAAGGCACCTGGGAGTGCAGCCACATCGGCGGGTGCCGGTTCGCCCCGGCCGTCGTGCTGCTGCCCCACGGGTTCACGTTCGGGGGCGTCGGACCGGCCGAAGCGGTTTCCCTCGTGCGCGGCTACGCGCGGGGAACGCTCGCCCCGGACACCCTGCGCGGGCGGTCGTCGGTGCCCCCGGTCGTCCAAGCGGCCCAGCACCACGCACGCGCCGCCACCGGCGCGACGGGCGTGGACGACCTGAACCCGGTGGCGTATGCCAGTGAGGACGACGGCGTCTGGCGCGTGACGCTGACCCGGCCCGAGTGCACGGTCCTGCTCCGCGAACGGCACGTGACCGTCGACCGGCCGTTGACCTGCGCCGCCCGGCCGCCGGGGCACATCCGCGTTTTCGACCCGGTGGAAGTGCTCACAGCGGAGGGCCGGGCTCTCCGGTGA
- a CDS encoding cupin domain-containing protein: MAHADLGEPVAGTGDPAFSVPAGARPTLRRLIGPDVEGFAARHWGREPLVRAGAGATGFPDLLDLDGVDELLSRRGLRTPFLRLARDGAVLDSGSFTGGGGVGAEIGDQVRDDQVAALFGDGSTIVLQGLHRTWPAIADLAISLTGELGHPVQANAYITPPSSQGFSAHYDVHDVFVLQLAGRKHWRVHAPVHEAPLRSQPWAERAEAVAARARDDAPAIDRVLEPGDVLYLPRGWLHSATALGDVSAHLTIGIHVVTRYALVEALAALVASDERLRTSLPLGVDVAEPADLTADLDAVRTALAEALTRVTPDDVARHVRARVWPGGRPEPVGPIAAARFAHELTPGDTVRRRHGLRHRVQDTEDGRVALELADRRITLPASTAAALRAVLDGQPRRVGSLPELSEADQLVLVRRLLREGVLVACTP; the protein is encoded by the coding sequence GTGGCGCACGCTGATCTCGGCGAGCCCGTCGCCGGCACCGGGGACCCCGCGTTCTCGGTGCCGGCGGGTGCTCGCCCCACGCTGCGGCGGCTGATCGGGCCGGACGTCGAGGGCTTCGCGGCGCGGCACTGGGGCCGCGAGCCGCTCGTGCGGGCCGGCGCCGGGGCGACCGGTTTCCCCGACCTGCTCGACCTCGACGGCGTCGACGAACTGCTCTCGCGCCGCGGCCTGCGCACGCCGTTCCTGCGCCTCGCCCGCGACGGCGCGGTGCTCGACTCCGGGTCGTTCACCGGCGGTGGCGGCGTCGGCGCGGAGATCGGTGACCAGGTCCGCGACGACCAGGTCGCCGCCCTCTTCGGCGACGGCAGCACGATCGTGCTGCAGGGCCTGCACCGCACCTGGCCGGCCATCGCGGACCTCGCGATCTCCCTGACCGGCGAACTCGGCCACCCGGTCCAGGCCAACGCCTACATCACTCCCCCGTCCTCGCAGGGCTTTTCCGCGCACTACGACGTGCACGACGTGTTCGTCCTGCAGCTGGCCGGCCGCAAGCACTGGCGGGTGCACGCCCCCGTCCACGAAGCCCCGCTGCGCAGCCAGCCGTGGGCGGAGCGGGCGGAAGCCGTCGCCGCCCGCGCGCGCGACGACGCCCCGGCGATCGACCGGGTGCTCGAGCCCGGCGACGTCCTGTACCTCCCGCGCGGCTGGCTGCACTCGGCCACCGCCCTCGGCGACGTCTCCGCCCACCTGACCATCGGGATCCACGTCGTCACCCGGTACGCCCTGGTCGAGGCGCTCGCCGCCCTCGTCGCCTCCGACGAGCGGCTGCGCACCTCCCTGCCGCTGGGGGTCGACGTCGCCGAGCCCGCCGATCTCACCGCCGACCTCGACGCGGTCCGGACGGCGCTGGCCGAGGCGCTGACCCGCGTCACGCCCGACGACGTCGCCCGCCACGTCCGCGCCCGCGTGTGGCCGGGCGGGCGGCCGGAGCCCGTCGGCCCGATCGCCGCCGCGCGGTTCGCCCACGAGCTCACCCCCGGCGACACCGTGCGCCGCCGGCACGGCCTGCGCCACCGCGTGCAGGACACCGAGGACGGGCGGGTCGCGCTGGAGCTGGCCGACCGCCGGATCACGCTCCCGGCGTCCACCGCCGCCGCCCTGCGCGCGGTCCTCGACGGGCAGCCCCGGCGCGTCGGCTCGCTCCCGGAGCTGTCCGAAGCGGACCAGCTCGTGCTCGTCCGGCGGCTGCTGCGGGAAGGCGTGCTCGTAGCCTGCACGCCATGA